GCGCCTTGCCCGCGTCGAGGCCGTGCGCCCCGACCCGCCCCTCGCGACACTCACCAGTTGGAACCTCGCGAAGGAGCTGCAGGCCGGAGGCCACTATCCCTTCTCAGCAACCTTCTCCCTGGACAAGCCGGCGCTGCTCGATGACGCCTTCCTGATCCTGCGCAAGGGCAAGGCCACCGTGCTTCGGGTTCCGCTGCCGACCTCAGTTCCCCTGACTCGTGCCGCTGCCGGCGAACCCATCACCGTACGGGTTCCCGACCTGTCCATCACGCTCTTCTGCCCGGGAGGAGAGCTATCGGCCCTCCTCCAACTGGGTGATGCACGCGTCATTCAAGGTGGCCGTGATGCCACCGAGGAGGTCTGCAAGGTGACCGTCAACGCTCGCAAGCCGGGTACCACAGTCGCCGCCGTGAAGCCCTACAAGGGAGTGCCCACTCTGTTCATCAACGGCGCTCCGCATCGTGGTATGGCCTATGCCGCCTATGCGCCTTCGGTCGAGGTCTTCACCGACTTCGCCAAGGCCGGGGTCGACCTGTTCACCTTCAGCGCGACTCCCACCGAGGCCGGCTATACCCTCTCGCGCACCACCTGGACCGCTCCGGGCGAGTACGACTACTCACAACTCGACGAGCGGGTGATGATGGTCCTGCAGGCCAACCCGAACGCCTACTTTTTCCCTCGCCTGTATGTCCACGCCCCCAAATGGTGGAGCGAGCAGCACCCCGACGACCTCGTCCTCATGGACCCCGGCGACGGCAAGCCGGTGCCTTTCATCCACAGCGGCGGCAAGCTCACGCCAAGCTGGGCCTCGGAGACCTGGCGCCAGGACACCATCGAGGGGCTGCGCCGTCTCATCGCGCACATCGAGGCGTCACCCTATGCGGATCGCGTGATCGGCTACCACATCGCCTCGGGCACCACTGAGGAGTGGATGATGTGGGGCGCCAATGAGCGGAGTTGGGTCGACTACTCGCCCGTGAACCTCGCTCGCTTCCGCGACTGGCTGCGCAAGCGCTACGCCACGGTTCAGGACCTGCGTGCGGCCTGGAAGGACCCGGAGGTCACCTTCGAGACCGCGGCCATCCCGCTCAAGTCCGTCCGAGAGCGTGCTGAGCTTGGCTCCCTGCGCGACCCCGAGAGGGAGCAGCAGTCGATCGACTTCTACGAGTACAACTCGGACCTCGTCGCCGACACCATCTGCACCTTCGCCACCGCGGTCAAGGACATCACCCGCGGCGAGAAGACCGTTGGCGTCTTCTACGGGTACCTGCTGCAGTTGTGCGGTGAGCAGCGCCAGCAGAATGCCGGCCACCTCGCCCTGGAGAGGGTGCTTGCGTCGCCCGACATCGATTTCGTCTGCAGTCCGACCAGCTACGCCTTCCGGCAGTTGGGTGGCGAGGGCACCAGCCACTTCATGTCGCTACTGGGCAGCGTCAAGCTCCACGGCAAGCTCTGGTTCGACGAGAACGACATCCGCACGTCCCTCTCCGGTGGCAAGCCCGGCGAATGGGGACGCCCCGTGGATGTCGCCGGTGATCTCCTCCAGCAGGACAAGGAGCTTGCCAATGTCATCACCAACGGCGTAGCCCAGTGGTGGTTCGATGTAGGCTCCAACAAGTACAACGATCCGGTGCTGATGGATCGTATCGCCCACCTAACCACAGCGGCCAACCAGGCACTGAGCCTCGACCGCACATCGAAAGACGAGGTCGCCCTGGTAGTGGACGAAGACAGCCTGCGTTACCTCAAGGTCGGCGACCCGATGGGGACCCATCTCCTCCTTCGACAGCTACCGACTCTGCAGCGCATCGGTGCCCCGGTCGGTCACTACCTGACCTCGGACCTGCCCAGCATCATGGACTGCAAGATGCTGCTGCTCACCACCAGCATCGCGCCCTCGGACAGGGACCGGCGCAACATCGAGGCGGCCAAGTCTGGCGGGCGTGCGCTGGTTTTCTGCTGGGCACCGGGCCTGTATCGCAACGGCAAGCTCGACGAGACCGGCATGGCCGACCTGAGCGGCATCCGCCTCAAGCTCTCCCGCGAGGCAACGCCGCTGCGCGTCACCATCAGCGGAACTGATCCCCTCGTCGCGGGTCTGCAGGGCCAGAGCTACGGGATCGACACCGCTGTCACTCCTGTGGCCATCCCGGACGACCCGTCGGCGACCGTGCTGGGAACACTCCCTGACGGACGGCCTG
The nucleotide sequence above comes from Armatimonadia bacterium. Encoded proteins:
- a CDS encoding beta-galactosidase, which encodes MSRILTLLALLVVALCQATETEVVFEGNNVALWDNARDASRLAQEFSKAELSAAKDPDSISWRFVSKSVAFNDIFLRRPVDRPFSALRVRVRNEGAPVSLAMKLADAGGAEWTVRSVPLAAGGDWQWVEFPREDWKVAGWSNDPDGRLDFPLRYVTLIAFDVKPGPEYSLRLARVEAVRPDPPLATLTSWNLAKELQAGGHYPFSATFSLDKPALLDDAFLILRKGKATVLRVPLPTSVPLTRAAAGEPITVRVPDLSITLFCPGGELSALLQLGDARVIQGGRDATEEVCKVTVNARKPGTTVAAVKPYKGVPTLFINGAPHRGMAYAAYAPSVEVFTDFAKAGVDLFTFSATPTEAGYTLSRTTWTAPGEYDYSQLDERVMMVLQANPNAYFFPRLYVHAPKWWSEQHPDDLVLMDPGDGKPVPFIHSGGKLTPSWASETWRQDTIEGLRRLIAHIEASPYADRVIGYHIASGTTEEWMMWGANERSWVDYSPVNLARFRDWLRKRYATVQDLRAAWKDPEVTFETAAIPLKSVRERAELGSLRDPEREQQSIDFYEYNSDLVADTICTFATAVKDITRGEKTVGVFYGYLLQLCGEQRQQNAGHLALERVLASPDIDFVCSPTSYAFRQLGGEGTSHFMSLLGSVKLHGKLWFDENDIRTSLSGGKPGEWGRPVDVAGDLLQQDKELANVITNGVAQWWFDVGSNKYNDPVLMDRIAHLTTAANQALSLDRTSKDEVALVVDEDSLRYLKVGDPMGTHLLLRQLPTLQRIGAPVGHYLTSDLPSIMDCKMLLLTTSIAPSDRDRRNIEAAKSGGRALVFCWAPGLYRNGKLDETGMADLSGIRLKLSREATPLRVTISGTDPLVAGLQGQSYGIDTAVTPVAIPDDPSATVLGTLPDGRPGLVVKRYPTWTAVYSAAPVLPSALLRRIAEAAGVHEYITTEDVVWASQDLVAVCVKDPGRRTISLPRKADVTDLYSGEKLGTAVDHIEADFADHTTRVFVLQ